The Corylus avellana chromosome ca8, CavTom2PMs-1.0 genome has a segment encoding these proteins:
- the LOC132190208 gene encoding E3 ubiquitin-protein ligase CIP8-like: MAETPSQTPTERVPDSDAPQYWCYQCEKRVAVETLANLPDVICYDCKNGFVESIAATSRPSSAPPSGSSDQVDDPSHGAQFFELLRLMTQVTRESDAPPPLPRDHSPGEDFLRIEIDGWDNDDEEDDDPNNTELHNQGEEEGNEQDEEGNRYENEEQESQDQRERDEDEDEEDLQRRRRDRLRLRIRDFVPRARSGRNRILDWAEILMGLEESSIEFRLEVPESDRYVGNPEDYVDQEGYEALLQALAENDIAARRGAPPAAKSAVSVLPKVQIASEDQALVCAICKDMVGVGEMATKLPCGHEYHGDCIVPWLGSRNTCPVCRFELPTDDPDYEKERKRVSASAGGASGSGSS, from the coding sequence ATGGCCGAAACCCCGTCTCAGACACCGACGGAGCGCGTGCCCGACAGTGACGCCCCACAGTACTGGTGCTACCAGTGCGAGAAACGCGTCGCCGTCGAAACCCTAGCCAACCTCCCGGACGTCATCTGCTACGATTGCAAGAACGGCTTCGTCGAATCCATAGCTGCCACGTCACGCCCTTCGTCGGCTCCACCCTCCGGATCCTCAGATCAGGTCGACGATCCGTCTCACGGCGCACAGTTCTTTGAGCTCCTCCGCCTGATGACGCAGGTCACGCGTGAAAGCGACGCGCCTCCCCCTCTGCCCCGTGACCACTCCCCAGGCGAGGATTTTCTGAGGATCGAGATCGATGGATGGGACAACGATGACGAAGAGGACGATGATCCGAACAATACGGAGCTTCATAATCAAGGGGAAGAGGAAGGAAATGAACAGGATGAGGAAGGCAATCGATATGAGAACGAAGAACAGGAGAGTCAGGATCagcgagagagagatgaagacgaagatgaagaagatctaCAGCGGAGGCGGCGGGATCGGCTGCGGCTTCGGATCCGGGACTTTGTGCCCCGCGCAAGGAGCGGGCGGAACCGGATCTTGGACTGGGCTGAGATCCTGATGGGCCTGGAGGAGAGCTCTATCGAGTTTCGCCTCGAAGTGCCCGAATCGGACCGATACGTCGGCAATCCCGAGGACTACGTGGACCAAGAGGGCTACGAGGCGTTGCTGCAGGCCCTGGCCGAGAACGACATAGCCGCAAGGAGAGGGGCCCCACCGGCGGCCAAATCGGCCGTGTCGGTGTTACCGAAGGTGCAGATTGCGTCGGAGGACCAAGCTTTGGTCTGCGCCATATGCAAGGACATGGTCGGTGTCGGCGAGATGGCCACGAAATTGCCCTGTGGGCACGAGTACCACGGCGATTGCATTGTGCCCTGGCTGGGGTCCCGAAATACTTGCCCAGTTTGCCGGTTTGAGCTGCCGACCGACGATCCCGATTACGAGAAGGAGAGGAAGAGAGTTTCGGCGAGTGCTGGCGGAGCTTCGGGTTCCGGTTCGAGCTGA
- the LOC132189670 gene encoding DEAD-box ATP-dependent RNA helicase 28, translating into MAPTFVFEAPSDEELDLHFPAKGDEDDDEQEEAHEIEDEEEEERPSKHKSQSPWDFGSYSESVAEEHARRSTTSIDFKISKALQNRSVPISNDESDSAESELDKQEDYRPEDDDDTTSNAGDSKSFFAPSDGASFHANSFMELNLSRPLLRACEALGYTKPTPIQAAVIPLALSGRDICGSAVTGSGKTAAFALPTLERLLFRPKRVPAIRVLILTPTRELAIQVLSMIEKLAQFTDIRCCLVVGGLSTKVQEVALRSMPDIVVATPGRMIDHLRNSMSVDLDDLAVLILDEADRLLELGFSAEIRELVRLCPVRRQTMLFSATMTEEVDELIKLSLTKPLRLSADPSTKRPATLTEEVVRIRRMREVNQEAVLLALCSKTFTSKVIIFSGTKQAAHRLKILFGLAGFKAAELHGNLTQVQRLDALELFRKQQVEFLIATDVAARGLDIIGVQTVINYACPRDVTSYVHRVGRTARAGREGYAVTFVSDNDRSLLKDIAKRAGSKLKSRIVAEQSITKWSEIIEQMEDQVAVILQEEMEERALRKAEMEATKAENMIEHRDEIYSRPKKTWFLKEKEKKLVAKEAKASMGKEKNSGKEVISAQQAEDLKMKEKRKREREKNMPRKKRRKLEAAREMLEDENQVNKQEGNGKNKKEKAGISLVDVGYRRAKAVKAGKRALDAGKIVKKTSSNSKRPTQKPQSRTEEMQELFQSDMSERKQKRNDAAGKKKSKKSFKSKSRYKRK; encoded by the exons ATGGCTCCGACCTTCGTTTTCGAAGCCCCAAGCGACGAAGAACTCGACCTCCACTTCCCTGCGAAAGGCGACGAAGACGACGACGAACAAGAAGAAGCACATGAAatagaagacgaagaagaagaggaacgACCATCGAAGCACAAATCTCAATCTCCATGGGACTTCGGATCCTACTCGGAGTCCGTCGCCGAAGAGCATGCCCGCCGCAGCACAACCTCCATCGACTTCAAAATATCCAAAGCCCTCCAAAACCGGTCCGTCCCAATCTCCAATGACGAGTCCGATAGCGCCGAGTCCGAACTCGATAAACAA GAAGATTATAGGCccgaagatgatgatgatacgACCAGTAATGCCGGTGACAGTAAGTCTTTCTTTGCACCGTCCGATGGAGCTTCGTTCCATGCCAATTCATTCATGGAGCTCAATTTGTCGCGTCCTTTGCTTCGGGCTTGTGAGGCCTTGGGGTACACTAAGCCCACGCCAAttcag GCGGCGGTCATACCATTAGCATTGAGCGGGAGAGATATATGCGGGAGTGCTGTTACTGGTTCCGGAAAG ACAGCCGCATTTGCACTGCCTACTTTGGAGAGGTTGCTATTCCGTCCGAAACGTGTGCCGGCAATTAGGGTTCTTATTCTTACTCCTACTCGTGAGTTGGCGATTCA GGTTCTCAGTATGATAGAGAAACTTGCTCAATTTACCGACATCAGATGTTGCCTGGTTGTTGGTGGGCTTTCGACAAAG GTGCAAGAGGTAGCCTTGAGATCAATGCCAGATATTGTTGTGGCCACACCAGGTCGCATGATTGACCATTTACGCAATTCTATGTCTGTGGATTTGGATGATCTTGCGGTTCTAATCCTTGATGAGGCCGATCGCCTTTTAGAGCTTGGATTTAGTGCTGAAATTCGTGAGCTG GTCCGTCTATGCCCTGTAAGAAGACAGACCATGCTATTTTCGGCTACAATGACTGAAGAAGTTGATGAGCTTATCAAACTTTCCCTGACCAAACCCTTGCGCCTTTCAGCTGATCCATCCACAAAACGGCCGGCAACATTGACTGAGGA GGTGGTTAGGATACGCCGGATGCGCGAAGTAAATCAGGAAGCAGTTCTTCTTGCATTGTGCTCAAAGACTTTTACTTCCAAAGTGATCATTTTCAG TGGAACAAAACAGGCTGCACATAGATTGAAGATTCTATTTGGATTAGCTGGCTTTAAAGCAGCTGAGCTTCATGGAAATCTTACCCAAGTCCAGCGCCTTGAT GCTTTGGAACTTTTCAGAAAGCAACAAGTCGAGTTTTTGATTGCAACTGACGTGGCTGCTCGT GGACTTGATATCATTGGTGTTCAAACGGTGATAAATTATGCATGTCCTCGGGATGTTACAAG CTATGTTCATCGTGTTGGTCGTACAGCAAGAGCTGGTCGGGAAGGATACGCTGTTACATTTGTTTCAGATAATGACCGATCTCTTTTGAAAGACATT GCGAAGAGAGCTGGTTCAAAGCTGAAGAGTCGAATTGTTGCAGAACAATCAATAACTAAGTGGTCTGAGATAATTGAGCAAATGGAAGATCAAGTGGCTGTGATTCTTCAAGAAGAAAT GGAAGAGAGAGCCCTAAGAAAAGCTGAAATGGAAGCAACAAAG GCAGAAAATATGATTGAACATAGGGATGAAATTTATTCGCGGCCCAAAAAAACCTGGTTTctgaaagaaaaggagaaaaagctTGTTGCGAAGGAAGCAAAG GCATctatgggaaaagaaaaaaattctggAAAAGAGGTAATCAGTGCCCAACAAGCCGAAGACCtcaaaatgaaggaaaaaaggaaGCGGGAGCGTGAG AAAAATATGCCGCGGAAGAAGCGTCGAAAATTGGAAGCAGCTAGAGAAATGTTGGAGGATGAAAACCAAGTTAACAAACAAGAA GGTAACgggaaaaacaagaaagaaaaagctgGAATATCACTTGTTGACGTGGGTTACCGACGGGCCAAAGCAGTAAAGGCTGGAAAGAGGGCGCTGGATGCTGGCAAGATTGTAAAGAAGACCAGCAGTAATTCTAAACGTCCTACCCAAAAACCTCAATCAAGGACAGAAGAGATGCAGGAGCTATTCCAGAGTGATATGAGTGAGAGAAAGCAGAAAAGAAACGATGCTGCAGGAAAGAAAAAGTCCAAGAAATCCTTTAAGAGCAAGTCAAG GTACAAGCGCAAGTAA
- the LOC132189387 gene encoding uncharacterized protein LOC132189387, translating into MTLEDFFTLTEMKDGLTVPSRVEELLNVMQKEKDCVVKNVGDATRQWAAVASTIAATENKDCLDLFIQLDGLWFIDRWLKDAQKFGKDTSDSCVEESITALLRALEKLHIDNERSISSGILITVKNLLGHNSSKVQDRARMLFDSWQHGKDCDSIHQDVDDVNRRLAEEDCGQSALDNPISRGSANEENHVLEHARDEVSPTSRSDDLQPEKIEDVQIPNHHDQAGSHTVSGPEDTKDGPPDPLASSLLSNPLQENPSTKEESPVHAAEGTTSTGTCSVTVTKQDSDEVLSDVVRLNESSKSEKQVHEAGTSSDKLGMTEISSASGALESGAACTGDEAGSEKKIVREPALQNSVDANEKPASDFKSRLDDMRVINRCSANALMTTGQDDECCSNALLSANGISGKPEDLDTTFSTMEDIGEADEDTEHTSDEGDDFMKASDFPKSAMHTKNPDAIDKRRSDIENEYGMVDALEVARQVAQEVEREMVDCREPFCSSSSEKILEGGIGQPGSPDSINGKQDQPTDVPQEEVPTGQSHSAETNPEGEGGSINSDNLDNEPENSTHDMESSQVTEAAQEPEVNIEKGPCDFDLNQEVCSDEMDCPINLLTPISFVSASRPAAAPGLPVAPLQFEGSLGWKGCAATSAFRPASPRRIPDGDKTLSIGGTRDSSKQRHHYLDIDLNVAEGGDELGKQIPVSSGLPSGESSVEVSPMRSGRLKLDLNCIGDDGDPPTLDSRMGEQLFHNRNSHRSPSPASSSSSMQPSLRNIDLNDRPYIQNDALDHGPIRPSQFANAYGGRKPDAPVISIMGTRVEVNRKDFLSQTPSLPNGKSVEPAMDASMTRTGGVLGMGPTMPYARSPVFGYNGLTTGPTMSFSSSMYGPAGSIPYMVDSRGANVVPQIVASAPAVPPSYPQSPFIMSIGSVQQGLNSVGPSRPNFDLNSGFMEGGNRDLGSLRQLVIPGQGRSMEEHLWTNLQPSSSSGIGGKRKEPDSGWEPYPFNYKHQQQQQPPWK; encoded by the coding sequence ATGACGCTCGAGGATTTCTTTACGTTGACCGAGATGAAAGATGGGCTTACAGTCCCATCTCGAGTTGAGGAGCTGCTCAATGTAATGCAGAAGGAGAAAGATTGTGTGGTGAAGAATGTTGGCGATGCAACCAGGCAGTGGGCTGCTGTTGCAAGCACCATTGCTGCCACAGAGAATAAAGATTGTCTTGATCTTTTTATTCAGTTAGATGGACTTTGGTTTATTGATAGATGGTTGAAGGATGCTCAAAAATTTGGTAAGGACACAAGTGACAGTTGTGTAGAAGAATCAATCACCGCACTGCTACGAGCACTTGAAAAGTTGCATATAGACAATGAGAGGTCAATATCTTCGGGGATTTTGATTACTGTCAAGAATCTTCTCGGCCACAATAGCTCTAAGGTTCAGGACAGAGCAAGAATGTTGTTTGATAGCTGGCAGCACGGTAAGGATTGTGATTCAATTCACCAGGATGTTGATGATGTGAATAGAAGGCTTGCTGAAGAGGATTGTGGGCAATCTGCTTTAGATAATCCTATTTCCAGAGGTAGTGCTAATGAAGAGAATCATGTGTTAGAACATGCCAGAGATGAAGTGTCACCTACGAGTAGATCAGATGATCTTCAGCCAGAAAAGATTGAAGATGTACAGATTCCAAATCATCATGATCAGGCTGGCTCTCACACAGTATCAGGCCCTGAGGACACCAAAGATGGACCTCCGGACCCTTTGGCCTCCTCTCTTTTGTCAAACCCTTTGCAAGAAAATCCTTCTACAAAAGAAGAATCCCCCGTACATGCTGCAGAAGGAACCACTTCTACTGGGACTTGTAGTGTTACAGTTACAAAGCAAGACAGTGATGAAGTACTTTCAGATGTTGTCAGGTTGAATGAGTCATCTAAAAGTGAAAAGCAGGTACATGAAGCCGGCACTTCCTCAGACAAGTTGGGTATGACAGAGATCTCTTCTGCCTCGGGTGCATTGGAATCTGGAGCTGCTTGTACTGGTGATGAAGCTGGAAGTGAGAAGAAGATTGTGAGGGAACCTGCTTTGCAGAATAGTGTTGATGCCAATGAGAAGCCTGCATCCGATTTTAAGAGCAGGTTAGATGATATGAGAGTAATAAATCGTTGCAGTGCAAATGCACTCATGACTACTGGTCAAGATGATGAATGTTGTTCTAATGCTTTGTTGTCTGCCAATGGGATATCGGGAAAACCAGAGGATTTAGACACTACTTTTTCCACGATGGAAGACATTGGAGAAGCTGACGAAGATACGGAGCATACAAGTGATGAAGGTGATGATTTTATGAAAGCTTCTGATTTTCCTAAATCAGCAATGCATACCAAAAATCCTGATGCAATTGACAAAAGAAGGTCCGATATTGAAAACGAGTATGGCATGGTTGATGCACTAGAAGTTGCTCGGCAAGTTGCTCAAGaagtagagagagaaatggtGGATTGTAGAGAACCATTTTGCAGTTCATCTTCAGAGAAAATCTTGGAGGGTGGAATCGGGCAGCCAGGTAGCCCAGACTCTATAAATGGAAAGCAGGACCAACCTACGGATGTACCACAGGAGGAGGTGCCAACTGGACAAAGTCATTCTGCTGAGACAAATCCCGAGGGGGAGGGAGGCTCAATTAATTCCGATAATCTGGACAATGAACCAGAAAATAGCACACATGATATGGAGTCCTCTCAGGTGACTGAAGCGGCTCAAGAACCAGAGGTTAACATAGAGAAAGGCCCTTGTGATTTTGATCTAAATCAAGAAGTCTGCTCTGACGAAATGGATTGTCCAATCAACCTCTTAACTCCCATCTCATTTGTTTCTGCTTCAAGGCCAGCAGCAGCTCCTGGATTGCCTGTAGCCCCTTTGCAGTTTGAGGGGAGTCTTGGATGGAAAGGATGTGCTGCTACTAGTGCCTTCCGCCCTGCATCTCCTCGTAGAATTCCTGATGGTGATAAGACTCTTTCCATTGGGGGAACCCGTGATAGTTCAAAGCAGAGGCACCATTACCTTGACATTGATTTGAATGTCGCTGAGGGTGGAGATGAGTTGGGAAAACAAATTCCTGTGTCATCTGGCCTTCCTTCCGGTGAATCTTCAGTTGAAGTGAGCCCTATGAGATCAGGGAGGTTGAAGTTGGATTTGAACTGTATCGGTGATGATGGTGATCCACCAACATTGGATTCGAGGATGGGAGAACAACTCTTTCACAACAGGAATAGCCATCGCAGCCCATCTCCTGCCTCGTCATCATCATCGATGCAGCCTTCTTTAAGGAACATTGATTTGAATGACAGACCATATATTCAGAATGATGCGTTGGATCACGGGCCTATTAGGCCTTCCCAATTTGCAAATGCATATGGAGGACGGAAACCAGATGCTCCTGTTATTTCTATCATGGGCACCAGAGTGGAAGTCAATAGAAaagattttctttctcaaactCCATCCTTGCCAAATGGCAAGTCTGTGGAGCCTGCAATGGATGCTAGCATGACAAGAACCGGGGGTGTTTTGGGGATGGGTCCCACAATGCCTTATGCTCGTTCTCCTGTTTTTGGGTACAATGGACTGACAACAGGGCCCACCATGTCTTTCTCCTCGTCCATGTATGGACCTGCTGGCTCAATCCCTTATATGGTGGATTCTCGAGGAGCCAACGTTGTGCCTCAGATTGTGGCTTCTGCACCAGCTGTTCCGCCTTCCTATCCACAGTCACCTTTCATCATGAGCATTGGTAGTGTACAGCAAGGTCTAAATAGCGTCGGCCCGTCTCGCCCAAATTTTGATCTGAACTCCGGGTTCATGGAGGGAGGGAATAGAGACTTGGGGAGTTTGAGACAGCTTGTCATTCCTGGTCAAGGTAGGTCTATGGAGGAGCATTTGTGGACCAACTTACAACCCTCTTCAAGCTCGGGGATTGGTGGGAAAAGGAAGGAACCAGATAGTGGATGGGAACCCTATCCGTTTAACTACAAAcaccagcagcagcagcagccacCGTGGAAATAG
- the LOC132189865 gene encoding kinesin-like protein KIN-6: MEMTSPPTCPGTVTVRRNPPRKARATPSTNAPQMPLVPSSSSATTRAIPSFPIQDILSMEIPEKPRNPPQPEPSSSSPKGPISDTLKVYLRIRPLLPPKPSGRNGSVRDPIPRSRAKNAWPQNPAKKTESRDKNAKKKNSGEACVTVSDSHSVTLSPPIALQESKRIKSEVYDGFSHVFPPESSQGEVYERMVRPLVEDFLKGKSGMLAALGPSGSGKTHTVFGSTREPGMVPLALQQIFNQSEGSSKSSRSFSISIFEIYSERGKGEKVCDLSLEGTELSMQQSTIRGIQEVVVSDAGQAESLIACAMSKRATGMTNANIQSSRSQCIINISSVAYKVGEVDNNAVLTIVDLAGAEREKRTGNQGARLLESNFINNTSMVFGLCLRSLLEHQKNPKKPLQKHFQNSLLTKYLRDYLEGKKRMALILTIRAGTEDYLDTSYLLKQASPYMKIKFNNNAESSIMHCNKRHFQALSTVEQPKRMKVGGLEACVFEEGKSIGDERKLSKEEASRICRLDVSETATKKSDFVDLAEKERNHQIMQNFSKAIWNVLKQYKQKLKVAESEIQSLKENLSNEKTRSLELGKELEDLKSCCTCSEGLRKDASLVKVYTSSESKVDLKGCGSSNIDEKDVDLHSSDLKASYCSSTLEKCDSSPREDKDMLSQVSTSDVDAVNPSCFCVENSDQQNFQIGDIYLGNGHNTEGLNEYSGIEDNYSNAEVTGYSQSHGMVRNDSCSSVELDQLLTEEDEKSLQLPPSPKDDVALTQGCSIVDVPESQPIFDASCKDLNFEKLRRKLLPVSSTLPRDCSTLDVEDGITEPTELLDPPQSQEEDVTFTKVSEVVDVPDIEPRVDLSCKAGKPKRRLAPASSILLRDFSALDVEDDAEKPKGNRGGRKLAADDRKTTQGRIALLRLLKRDLHI, translated from the exons ATGGAGATGACAAGCCCTCCGACATGTCCGGGCACGGTGACTGTTCGGAGAAACCCTCCCCGGAAGGCGAGGGCTACCCCTTCCACAAACGCTCCCCAAATGCCATTAGTCCCTTCGTCTTCCTCAGCAACCACGCGAGCTATTCCATCATTTCCGATTCAGGACATTCTTTCAATGGAAATCCCCGAAAAGCCCCGAAATCCGCCTCAACCAGAGCCCTCATCCTCGTCCCCCAAAGGCCCAATCTCCGATACCCTCAAAGTCTACCTCAGAATTCGGCCCCTTTTGCCGCCCAAGCCTTCGGGCCGAAACGGCAGCGTTAGGGACCCGATCCCTAGGTCGAGAGCCAAGAACGCGTGGCCCCAGAACCCGGCGAAGAAGACCGAGTCGAGGGACAAGAACGCGAAGAAGAAGAACAGCGGTGAAGCTTGTGTGACCGTCAGTGATTCTCACTCTGTGACACTATCGCCGCCCATAGCCCTACAAGAATCGAAGCGGATCAAGTCTGAGGTTTACGATGGGTTCTCCCATGTGTTCCCGCCCGAATCGTCTCAG GGTGAAGTCTACGAGAGAATGGTGAGGCCTCTGGTGGAGGATTTTCTGAAGGGTAAAAGTGGAATGCTTGCCGCATTGGGTCCTAGTGGCTCTGGCAAGACTCACACCGTCTTTGGGAGTACCAGGGAACCTGGTATGGTACCGCTTGCGCTTCAACAGATCTTCAATCAGTCTGAGGGAAGTTCCAAGTCGTCGAG GTCATTTTCTATATctatttttgaaatatattcTGAGCGAGGGAAAGGAGAGAAGGTATGCGATTTGTCACTGGAGGGAACCGAATTGAGCATGCAGCAATCAACTATAAGAGGCATTCAAGAG GTTGTTGTTTCTGACGCTGGACAGGCAGAATCTTTAATAGCTTGTGCTATGTCAAAACGTGCCACAGGAATGACGAATGCAAACATCCAGTCAAG CCGGTCGCAGTGCATCATTAACATTAGCAGTGTTGCTTACAAGGTTGGTGAAGTTGATAACAATGCTGTCTTAACTATTGTTGACCTTGCTGGAgctgaaagagaaaaaaggactGGAAATCAG GGGGCAAGATTGCTTGAAAGTAATTTTATCAACAATACATCAATGGTTTTTGGCCTATGCCTACGA tCATTGTTGGAGCACCAAAAGAACCCCAAGAAGCCATTGCAGAAGCACTTCCAGAACTCATTG TTAACCAAATATCTACGAGATTATTTGGAAGGCAAGAAGCGGATGGCATTG ATTTTAACAATTAGAGCAGGAACAGAAGACTATCTCGATACATCCTACCTGCTAAAACAAGCTTCACCATACATGAAAATCAA atttaataataatgcGGAGTCTTCCATCATGCATTGTAACAAGAGGCATTTCCAAGCATTGTCTACAGTTGAACAGCCGAAAAGAATGAAAGTTGGTGGCCTTGAAGCTTGTGTG TTTGAAGAAGGAAAGAGCATTGGAGATGAACGCAAGCTTTCTAAGGAAG AAGCCTCAAGAATTTGCAGATTGGATGTTAGTGAAACTGCAACCAAAAAGTCAGACTTTGTTGACTTggcagagaaagagagaaaccaTCAGATAATGCAGAATTTTTCTAAAGCTATATGGAATGTCTTGAAGCAATATAAACAAAAACTCAAG GTGGCAGAGAGTGAAATCCAGAGTCTCAAAGAAAACCTCAGCAATGAAAAGACTAGATCTCTTGAGCTAGGAAAAGAGCTGGAGGATTTGAAGTCCTGCTGTACTTGTTCCGAGGGACTTCGTAAGGATGCCTCCTTAGTTAAAGTATACACTAGTTCTGAATCCAAAGTAGACTTAAAGGGATGTGGATCTAGTAATATTGATGAG AAAGATGTGGATCTTCATTCTTCCGACCTCAAGGCATCTTACTGCAGTAGCACTCTGGAAAAGTGTGACTCCTCGCCAAGAGAGGATAAAGATATGCTCTCTCAG GTGAGTACCTCTGATGTTGATGCGGTCAATCCTTCATGCTTTTGTGTTGAAAACTCCGACCAGCAAAATTTTCAG ATAGGTGATATCTATCTTGGGAATGGACACAACACAGAGGGTTTAAATGAATATTCGGGAATCGAGGATAATTATTCAAATGCTGAAGTAACAG GCTATTCGCAGTCACATGGCATGGTTAGAAATGACAGCTGCTCATCAGTGGAGCTGGACCAGCTGCTTACCGAGGAGGATGAG AAATCTTTGCAACTGCCACCATCTCCTAAGGACGATGTCGCACTTACCCAAGGATGCAGCATTGTTGATGTGCCAGAGAGTCAACCAATATTTGATGCTTCCTGTAAAGATTTGAATTTTGAGAAATTACGTAG GAAACTGTTGCCTGTCTCATCCACATTACCAAGGGATTGCAGCACATTGGACGTTGAGGATGGGATAACAGAGCCAACG GAATTGTTGGATCCACCTCAATCACAAGAGGAAGATGTTACGTTTACCAAAGTATCCGAAGTTGTTGATGTGCCAGATATTGAACCAAGAGTTGATCTTTCCTGCAAAGCAGGGAAACCAAAAAG GAGACTCGCGCCTGCCTCATCCATATTGCTCAGGGATTTCAGTGCTTTGGACGTCGAAGACGATGCTGAGAAACCAAAG GGAAATCGAGGTGGAAGGAAATTGGCTGCAGATGATAGAAAAACAACTCAGGGCAGAATCGCTCTCCTGCGTTTACTTAAGAGAGATCTTCACATCTAA